The proteins below come from a single Aegilops tauschii subsp. strangulata cultivar AL8/78 chromosome 6, Aet v6.0, whole genome shotgun sequence genomic window:
- the LOC141025274 gene encoding putative ripening-related protein 5, producing MATARALATMAIFLLVALSTSHIASSLRPGLGVCRASGYLPGKSGNCEKSNDPDCCEDGKRYPQYHCSPPVTATTKAVLTLNSFEKGKDGGGPSECDNAYHSDKEMVVALSTGWFKNMARCGHRIKITANGKSVYAKVVDECDSVYGCDEDHNYEPPCADNIVDASPAVWNALGLDQNVGMEGITWSDE from the coding sequence ATGGCCACTGCAAGAGCTCTAGCCACCATGGCAATCTTCCTCCTGGTGGCGCTCTCCACCTCCCACATCGCGTCCTCACTCCGCCCCGGTCTCGGTGTCTGCCGTGCAAGTGGCTACCTTCCAGGAAAGTCGGGCAACTGTGAGAAGAGCAACGACCCGGACTGTTGCGAGGATGGCAAGAGGTACCCGCAGTACCACTGCTCGCCGCCGGTCACCGCGACCACCAAGGCCGTCTTGACGCTCAACAGCTTTGAGAAGGGCAAGGACGGCGGCGGTCCGTCGGAGTGTGACAACGCCTACCATAGCGACAAGGAGATGGTAGTCGCGCTCTCCACCGGCTGGTTCAAGAACATGGCCCGTTGCGGGCACCGAATCAAGATCACCGCCAATGGCAAGTCCGTGTATGCCAAGGTGGTGGACGAGTGCGACTCCGTCTATGGCTGCGACGAAGACCACAACTACGAGCCCCCGTGTGCCGACAACATCGTCGACGCGTCTCCTGCGGTGTGGAATGCCTTGGGGCTTGACCAGAATGTCGGCATGGAGGGAATCACCTGGTCTGATGAGTGA
- the LOC141025273 gene encoding putative ripening-related protein 5, translating into MATARALATMAIFLLVALSTSHIASSLRPGLGVCRASGYLPGKSGNCEKSNDPDCCEDGKRYPQYHCSPPVTATTKAVLTLNSFEKGKDGGGPSECDNAYHSDKEMVVALSTGWFKNMARCGHRIKITANGKSVYAKVVDECDSVYGCDEDHNYEPPCADNIVDASPAVWNALGLDQNVGMEGITWSDE; encoded by the coding sequence ATGGCCACTGCAAGAGCTCTAGCCACCATGGCAATCTTCCTCCTGGTGGCGCTCTCCACCTCCCACATCGCGTCCTCACTCCGCCCTGGTCTCGGTGTCTGCCGTGCAAGTGGCTACCTTCCAGGAAAGTCGGGCAACTGTGAGAAGAGCAACGACCCGGACTGTTGCGAGGATGGCAAGAGGTACCCGCAGTACCACTGCTCGCCGCCGGTCACCGCGACCACCAAGGCCGTCTTGACGCTCAACAGCTTTGAGAAGGGCAAGGACGGCGGCGGTCCGTCGGAGTGTGACAACGCCTACCATAGCGACAAGGAGATGGTAGTCGCGCTCTCCACCGGCTGGTTCAAGAACATGGCCCGTTGCGGGCACCGCATCAAGATCACCGCCAATGGCAAGTCCGTGTATGCCAAGGTGGTGGACGAGTGCGACTCCGTCTATGGCTGCGACGAAGACCACAACTACGAGCCCCCGTGTGCCGACAACATCGTCGACGCGTCTCCGGCGGTGTGGAATGCCTTGGGGCTTGACCAGAATGTCGGCATGGAGGGAATCACCTGGTCTGATGAGTGA